In a single window of the Nilaparvata lugens isolate BPH chromosome 1, ASM1435652v1, whole genome shotgun sequence genome:
- the LOC111062033 gene encoding uncharacterized protein LOC111062033: MSLIPVFAKIMESFQLSAYFEENSLFTEDQFGFHRGRATTDAVQRLVESILEAMEKKHSTAMILCDFTKAFDCVSHEILLGKLMRYGVGGVAMRTMEEYLSRRRQVLTVDGVRSQELQVKYGVL, encoded by the coding sequence ATGTCTCTGATTCCTGTTTTTGCAAAGATTATGGAGTCTTTCCAACTTTCAGCCTATTTTGAGGAGAATTCACTCTTTACGGAGGATCAGTTTGGTTTTCACCGTGGGAGAGCGACAACTGACGCTGTTCAACGCCTGGTGGAATCCATACTTGAGGCAATGGAGAAGAAGCACTCAACTGCCATGATCCTCTGTGACTTCACCAAGGCTTTCGATTGCGTATCTCATGAGATTTTGCTGGGGAAGCTCATGAGATATGGTGTTGGAGGAGTGGCCATGAGAACGATGGAGGAGTACCTCTCACGGCGTAGGCAGGTTCTAACGGTTGATGGTGTCAGATCCCAAGAGCTCCAGGTCAAGTATGGAGTGCTGTAG
- the LOC111062523 gene encoding PSME3-interacting protein isoform X2, with translation MSSGFISESEIAEKRKCRQEEWEKVRKPDQPLEAPEEEYDHRSLFDRLQEQKQKRDFEYEEAHRLKNMIKGLDDDEVEFLELVDRSKLEEERKQRGEEQRELASFRSARATLSLHTPATILNIPKPPTPANNRNSYTSQTKLLAGAVVKKRPTTADEQKSSSPPSPHQSHPLHPPRKPKLMTLINQLT, from the exons ATGAGTTCTGGTTTTATATCAGAGTCTGAAATTGCGGAGAAAAGAAAATGTCGCCAGGAGGAATGGGAAAAAGTGAGGAAACCTGATCAACCACTGG AGGCACCTGAAGAAGAATACGACCATCGCTCGCTGTTTGATCGACTGCAAGAGCAGAAACAGAAACGAGATTTCGAATATGAAGAGGCTCACAGATTGA AGAACATGATCAAAGGCCTTGATGACGACGAGGTGGAATTCCTGGAGCTGGTCGATCGTAGCAAACTGGAGGAGGAACGCAAGCAGAGGGGGGAGGAGCAGCGTGAGTTGGCCTCCTTTCGCAGTGCGCGCGCAACTCTCTCCCTCCACACCCCCGCCACCATCCTCAACATCCCCAAGCCCCCCACCCCGGCCAACAACCGCAACAG TTACACTTCGCAGACGAAACTGTTGGCGGGTGCTGTGGTTAAGAAGAGACCGACAACAGCTGACGAACAAAAGTCATCATCGCCACCATCACCACATCAGTCTCATCCCCTCCACCCACCAAGAAAGCCAAAACTGATGACACTG
- the LOC111062523 gene encoding PSME3-interacting protein isoform X1: MSSGFISESEIAEKRKCRQEEWEKVRKPDQPLEAPEEEYDHRSLFDRLQEQKQKRDFEYEEAHRLKNMIKGLDDDEVEFLELVDRSKLEEERKQRGEEQRELASFRSARATLSLHTPATILNIPKPPTPANNRNSSYTSQTKLLAGAVVKKRPTTADEQKSSSPPSPHQSHPLHPPRKPKLMTLINQLT, from the exons ATGAGTTCTGGTTTTATATCAGAGTCTGAAATTGCGGAGAAAAGAAAATGTCGCCAGGAGGAATGGGAAAAAGTGAGGAAACCTGATCAACCACTGG AGGCACCTGAAGAAGAATACGACCATCGCTCGCTGTTTGATCGACTGCAAGAGCAGAAACAGAAACGAGATTTCGAATATGAAGAGGCTCACAGATTGA AGAACATGATCAAAGGCCTTGATGACGACGAGGTGGAATTCCTGGAGCTGGTCGATCGTAGCAAACTGGAGGAGGAACGCAAGCAGAGGGGGGAGGAGCAGCGTGAGTTGGCCTCCTTTCGCAGTGCGCGCGCAACTCTCTCCCTCCACACCCCCGCCACCATCCTCAACATCCCCAAGCCCCCCACCCCGGCCAACAACCGCAACAG TAGTTACACTTCGCAGACGAAACTGTTGGCGGGTGCTGTGGTTAAGAAGAGACCGACAACAGCTGACGAACAAAAGTCATCATCGCCACCATCACCACATCAGTCTCATCCCCTCCACCCACCAAGAAAGCCAAAACTGATGACACTG